The Ictalurus furcatus strain D&B chromosome 12, Billie_1.0, whole genome shotgun sequence nucleotide sequence AGCCTATATGCAGATATTCAATAAGTCATCTTAGCTGCAGTGACACAGCTGGGCTGGTGGTGTAATCCGTAATAGCAGGTAGCAGTTGCCATCACAACTGAAAATACCTAGCACTTAGGcaggtataaatatatatatgaatatataacaaaatatgaatataatttGAGAACCTGTAGGAAACTGTGGTAAAACAAGGGATTTATTTAAGCAGTCTGCAGGTGGTGATGAGGATGGTGGCGAAGAGGCAGAAACATCGTGGATTGAGCAGGGAGCAGGTGTTTTGTCATGCTTATATGCTATTTGCTGCAAACTAGCTAAATAAACTAACTAAAgaccaaaatgtttttgttaaccTTGGGGTTTCAGTGCTTATGCTGGAGTCCTGCAGTGCTGCAGGTTTGACCATTTCCAAGCTTTAACTAGTCAGACTCAGTGCACAAATGTTTAGAGAAATTTATgataaatctgtgtttaaaaatggCCATCAACTTCGACTGTAAATAggtaaaataaacaagtaaatttGAGCATTTTCTTCTAGTCATTTCTTCTATTTGCTGCATTATAGTCTATAAAGCATAGAATATTCGATAGCCAGCCcagcatttaaaaatgatttgttaaATACTCTACCATCTAAACAAACAGGTGAACAAGAACGGGAAaggatgaaggaggaggaggaggaggaggaggaggaggaggagggaggaggaacCAGCACAGATCCAGTTAGAGGTACACTACTGAATGTTATTGTGTGACTGTGATCGTTCATATGCATAAGGTTGGACTTCATTCAAGTTATTTATTGTTGCATTACAAAAAATAGAATGAATGGCAAGTATGTTGTGTAATAAACCACATATATTTTTGCCTTTGTTAAGGTTCGACTGTTCttcatgaatttaatgaatACAACAATATTTGATTCTCATGTCAGACAgcccaaatgattcatttttaacaAACAGGTCAACCTGAGTCAGACAGGGAAAGTTTTGAGgaagtaaatttttttctttctgtacacacaaacatggaGAGGAAAACCTTTAGAAAAAATGAGTTTAATCATCTTACATGTTATCttaacacaaacaatacaaatcagaaggctgtgagttcaaatcAACCAACCTGtgactgttgggtccttgagcaaggcctttagccctcaactgctcagctgtataaatgagataaatgtaagtcactctggataagggctttTTGTTGCCAGTCTGTGTACTGATGTTAATTATGCAAAGATTAAACTTTGCACTcagcaaaacaaaaccaaaatagattttataattttaataagttttcatacatttttgtaCTCTTaccaattatttacaaatagatCTACAATTCTGCCTGGTATTGTTCTTTCTGCCTCTACTTTTGCACGGCCCTCCTTAATTCCTTCTTCTTTTGCCTCTTTAACTTTTTCATCAAGTTGAGCAGTAAATTCTTCCTCTGCCTGTCTCCTGGCTGCTTGCTCTGTCTGTATCTTCAGGTTCTCCAGCTCCTTCTTGTGCTGCTCTTCAATGAAGGCAAgatttctctccttctcctcgttctgtcttctttcttcctcttctttctcctttctGAACTCTTCCTGTTGTTTCTGTAGTTCTTCCATTTCCTTTTTGTGTTCTTcatctttttcctttctttctctctcatctttttctctttgtacCTTTAGTTGTTCTTCCATCTTTCTTATCTTTTCATTGTaatcattttctattttcttttcttgttcttctttctcttttctttccttttcttttaaatctctctcctccttttctttctgtttttcccgCTCATATTGCTTCTCTTTCCTAATCTGATCTAAACTCCACTTTTCCTCCATAGCAGCAATTTTTTCCTCCcagttcttctgctgttgttttctcttctcctcctctttatTCATCATTCGTTCCCACTCTTGTTGTTGAGATAACTGAAGATCTTGTAGTTCCTTCTTTTTACTTTCCTCTGCATCCTTTATTTTCTCCTCTAAATCcctttttctcttctcctcctctgctGCCTTCTGTTCATACTCTTTTTGTAGTTCctttaattgtttttctttgttatttttcatttcttctttttcttgtttaatcCTCTcattctcctctctctgttgctccttCCATTCTTGTTCTttcctccttctttcctcctcctcctgatcTTTCCGTTTCTGATCttcttctctttgtctctcccaCTGTTTCctgttctcctctctctctctgtttatttcttgaATCCGTTCCTTCATCTTCAAGtcatcttcttctcttctcttcctgaAGTCCTCTCTTACCTGTTGTTCCCTTTCTgacatttctctttttattttctcttctttctgtttaaattcttcttcttttcttctcccttctgcttcttgtctttctttttgtttctgtatctctgttttcattttctccatttgtgcTTCATATTTGGTCTTcagttcttctttctctctctctatctgctcttctctctccttcagtattctctccttttcttcttctagaGCTTCCTCCACCTTCTGGAACATCTCATTAGTGTAGCAGCCTCCTCCGTTCACCTTCACCATCGAGTCAATTTTATCCAGAAGAGTCAGGACCTGGGTGTTGCTGTATTTATCGTTGTTGTTGAAAACATGGTATCTGTTACCACACTCTGATAAAAGCCTCTTTAACCATGGTCCAGCTTTTTCTATGTACCCTTCAATATTCCGTCCTTTTAGCTGATCACGTCCAGTGAAGAGCACAATAGTGTAAATGTTAGATTTCTGCCCAAAAGTCTTTTCAATGattttcactgtctctctctcctcttgtgTGAAGCGATTTCCTATTTTCAGCACCAGCAGGAACACATGAGGACCAGGTGCTGCCATGGAGATGCATTTAATAATCTCTTTCTTGGTTTCAGCATTATCAATGTTTGTGTCAAACAGTCCTGGAGTGTCGATCACAGTAATCTCTCTCTTATTGACTTCTACTGTCTCTTTCTGACATACACTGGTCACTGATTCACCACACAGGTCTTCATTAAATACCTCTTTCCCCAGAATGGTGTTTCCTGTTGCACTCTTCCCAACTCCGGTCTTCCCCAACAGCACAATTCTGAGTGTGTCAGGGTTTTTCAATAAATCTGTGCAGAGAAAAGCCATTGATCTTTAAAATAGACAAATATGAAAACCTGCTACAgctattataaaatatatgtgACAGGTGTTGTCCTTGTTGAACTTTTCCAgaactgtcaaaaaaaaaaaatacaaccccaattccaaaaaagttgggacactgtaaagtgtaaataaaaacagaatgcaatgatttgcaattcTCATAAAcgcatatgttattcacaatagaacacagaatcatcaaatgtttaaagggagaaaatgtagcattttaaggaaaaaataaggtaattttgaatttgatggccgcaacacgtctcaaaagagttgggacaggggcaacaaaaggctggaaaagtaagtgttagtaaaaagaaacagctggaggttaattgggaacaggtctgtaagatgattgggtataaaaagagtgtcTTAGAGAGtcagtaaagatgggcagaggttcaccaatctacgaaaaactgcatctacaaattgtggaataatttcagaataacgttcctcaacgtaaaattgtgaagactctgaaaatctcatcatctacagtaaataacatcaaaagattctgagaatctggagaaatctctgtgcgcaagggacgagggtgaaaatcaatattgcatgcccgtgatcttcaggTCCTCAGGAGCCACTgaattaaaaacaggcctgattctgtaatggaaatcactgcatgggctcagaaacacctccagaagtgattgtctgtgaacacagttcgccgtgctgtccagaaatgctggttaaagctctattaCACAAAGAAAAATCCATATATgaacatgatccaaaacaccgccgtcttctctgggtcaaagctcatttaaaatggactgaggcaaagtggaaaactgttctgtggtcagacgaatcgaaatttgacatcatttttggaaaccatggactctgcatcctctaaactaaagaggactaaagtgGAGAGGGACCGTCCAgcttttatcagcgctcagttcaaaagcctgcatctctgatggtatggaggtgcattagtgcctatggaatgggcagcttgcacatctgggaaggcatcatcaatgctgaaaggtatatccAGGTTTTAGAgaaacatctgcttccatccagattccatcccatctttacttctgaaagactccgcctctctaagatcctcttttaatacccaatcatcttactgacttGATACCAATTAACCTACTTAGTTGttaaatgttcctccagctgtttctttatagtaacacttacttttccagccttttgttgccctgtccaaACTTTTAGACGTGTTGCggtcatcaaattcaaaattacctttttttccccttaaaacaacacttttcctcagtttaaacatgtgatatgtgttctatgttctattgtgaataacatgtgggtttatgagatttgtaaatcattgcattctgtttttatttacattttacacagcgtcccaactttggATCTGGGGTTGTAAGATTAAACCTGCAATTTAATTACCTTTGATACAGATCAATTAATGAGTATGAAGCAGAATAAAAtgtagtttgtttaaaaatgtgcgGTTTCTGATGAATGTAACTAAAAATGGCCTGTATCCTATTAAAAACAGCATTAGGATTGATGACTGTACTTTGATGCTTATTTTAAATTGAACACTTTACCTAGTGTTTGatttctgtttctcttcagTTCAGCCATTTGATGTGTCAGATTTCCAATTTCTCTTTTGTACTGCAGCTGTGTTTCAAGCTGGGCATCAGAGTACATGGCCATCGTATACAGACAACTGCTGTTCTGTTTAAGAAGCTTTTCCACACATGTAATCAGTTCTGCTGCATCTGTTCTGCTGCTGTAGAATGTATATTGTCCTCCACATGCCTTTATCACAGACTGAAGTGTCTCATCTAACTGTTTCTTCTGGGACTGCTGGTTGATGATGAATATGGTGTGGTCATAAACTCTGGAGCTGAAGATCCTCTGAATCAACTCTATTTCTCCTTTATCTTCATCAGTGAGACGACCTTCAGGAACGATGATGAAGAAAGCATGAACTCCAGGATCACAGACGGAGACACAGTGTAGAGTCTGacgcatcacttcctgttctgaGAGCTGAGTGTTGTGGAGAGCAGGCATCTCCACCAGCGTGATCAGGTGTCCACGCACTTCTCCCTGCTTTACACACATCGAGCCGGACTCTGTCTGGATCACTGAGGCCTTTTCACCCAATAAAGTTTTAGATATTGAAGCCTTTACTCTTTCCTTCCCCAGCAGCACTAGTTTCAAATGTGGAGTCTGTTTTGATTCTACAATTAAACAGACAgagataattaattaatttaatgatcATGTTGATATAATCAGTATATTGATGTGTatattgaataaattaattacaaaacatataaaaacCCACAAAAGTTACTTATTATAAAATTTAACCTGTACAGCTAAGTAATTAATATGCAGTGCtatgaaaagtatttgccctttCCAGATTTATTTTGGTAAATTGGTCAAAGTTAATTGTTTCAGATCTTCAAATTAAATTTTATATgataacctgagtaaacacaaacacagttttaaacaatcatttcatttattgaagGGAAACAGCTATCCAACACCAACTGGCCCTTTatgaaaaagttattttatttactcagTCAACCAGTTAACCAAATTTAACCGATAACTCAGTTCAAATAGTCCAAACACACCCGAGTAACCGATTGGTTACTGCGGGGGTTGCCACCTTCAGTGAGGAGAAATAAGGGATGAATATTGAAATACtgaagtatatttaaaaatatcatatttattaattataataaataggaTATACTGTTCTGgttattaatttacatttaattttggaCATTTATGAAATGTAAACCGTCATATTTATGAATTATAAAATACAACTATCTAATAGATGGGATATTACCAGCATGATCAAGATAATTAGCACAGAACTGATTAGGCCTAGTTATATAGCGTAATATAATATTTAGGCTGATCTTAGCTAACTTGTTAGCAAACTTGGCTGCTGGTTTACACAAGCCTAAGAGACAAATTATTTTATGGCTCACCTAATTATATTAAGCACATCATTCAGTCAGATAGTCCATGAAATTAAGAACAAAATTCTTAAAAACATCAATATGCCATATCCACCTCAGGGAAAGTCTGAGGTAAAAGGAATTGAGTGATTCCACACTGTCTTCTGTTCCTCAGACACTCAGACATGATAATCACCTGCTGCATGCTCCACAATAAACTGTACAGTTTGAGTTGTTTACTTAAGCCATTTCTAAGGCTCTGGGACACCTGCAAAATGAAAAACTTGgaatcttcccagaagtgaccAGCCTCCAAAAGGTCCTCTGAGAATGCAGCAATAACTCAACCAGGAAGTCGCAAAAGAATCCAGATAAATGGCTAAGAAACTGAAGACCTCGTTCAGCTCAAATCGGGTCAGCATTCATGATTCCACCATTAGAAATTGGAGACAGGTGAAACTACAAACTAAGAGGAATATAGTGACTCGGATGACCTCCAAGCCTTTTGggaaatgttctgtggactgacgAATCTAAAGTGGAACTTTTTGGAAGACACATTACATCGGGTATAATGTGCTATACATATGCTATACatgctacatatatatattgtacTGCAGCATTCCACAAGATTACCATACCcacagtcaaacatggtggtggtagtgtaatggcgtggggatgctttgctccttcagggcctgggcaatttGCCATAACTGTCTCCATAGCTGttggaaacatgaattctgcacTCCACCTGAAGGAGAATGTTCAGTCATCAGTCCACGATCTTAAGCTCAAACGCAACTGGGTTACCCAGCAAGACAACAATTCGAAGAACAACagcaaggttttggaatggcctagtccTTACTTCACCCCATTGAAATACTGTGGTAGAAGataaacaggcagttcatggTAAAAAACCCTCAAATGAGGCAGAATTAAAGCAATTCTACAAagaagaatggggaaaaattacCATAGTGAATGATTTacagttattggaagcatttgtttgcagttgttgctgctaaagTTGGATGAACTGGTTACCAAGTTTTAGGGGGCAATTACTTTTTAACATGGATGATaacttttttccttcaataaacAAAAAGACTGTGTATTGTGTTTCCTGAAAGCATTTACTGTGACAAATACGGACAAGGCAAATACAAATCcatactaaaataaataaataaataaaatagaacaagaaatagttttaaaaaattgctcTTTACAGTAGTAGTaagtagacaaaaaaaaaaaaaacacagcttgtcattttaccgaGAATCCACAAAGAAGGGtaaagccctctgtcctgaagatgtgggaaaacctaaagttgcagctttacctttgactgttacacagcgctgacactggagactccttccatagacattaaataaacatctccttacagaaaactacaccatatcaacaattgcacatttttttaaatctgtttatgtggatcatccgctgtacaagtccctgttaatgagctgttactatagaaacgataacgcaatagaacgagtgcattaatataaatctgtgatttacAGCTGCACtacggtcagagctgctgttatagaaaactaatcaacaccaaTCCCAACCCACAAATCCAGATTAACAGTGCTGTTgtataaactgaaataaatgagtATTCTGAGTAAGAAGATTGGAAATTATTCTCCTCCAAACAAAATACAGATGAATGAAAGAGAGTCATCATGCACATAATGGTTCCATCCCTGAGACAGGTGATTTCAAATGGACAGTCATTTCAAATGTGAAATGAGATGTTTAGTGATTTTAGTGTGAGTTTGACATAAGATTTTGAAAATTAGGGCTTGAGTTAAGTGGAGATGCATATCACCACTTCACtatgttgatcagtgattggtcaatgGGAACACTTGGAAcgaacaatcactgatcactaatgTTCTCAAAAAGTCAACAGTTTTATTCACTAGGCTCTTTTGGAAAAACATTTCATACCTATCTCCAGGGTCCTCAA carries:
- the LOC128616003 gene encoding golgin subfamily A member 6-like protein 22 — protein: MCVKQGEVRGHLITLVEMPALHNTQLSEQEVMRQTLHCVSVCDPGVHAFFIIVPEGRLTDEDKGEIELIQRIFSSRVYDHTIFIINQQSQKKQLDETLQSVIKACGGQYTFYSSRTDAAELITCVEKLLKQNSSCLYTMAMYSDAQLETQLQYKREIGNLTHQMAELKRNRNQTLDLLKNPDTLRIVLLGKTGVGKSATGNTILGKEVFNEDLCGESVTSVCQKETVEVNKREITVIDTPGLFDTNIDNAETKKEIIKCISMAAPGPHVFLLVLKIGNRFTQEERETVKIIEKTFGQKSNIYTIVLFTGRDQLKGRNIEGYIEKAGPWLKRLLSECGNRYHVFNNNDKYSNTQVLTLLDKIDSMVKVNGGGCYTNEMFQKVEEALEEEKERILKEREEQIEREKEELKTKYEAQMEKMKTEIQKQKERQEAEGRRKEEEFKQKEEKIKREMSEREQQVREDFRKRREEDDLKMKERIQEINREREENRKQWERQREEDQKRKDQEEEERRRKEQEWKEQQREENERIKQEKEEMKNNKEKQLKELQKEYEQKAAEEEKRKRDLEEKIKDAEESKKKELQDLQLSQQQEWERMMNKEEEKRKQQQKNWEEKIAAMEEKWSLDQIRKEKQYEREKQKEKEERDLKEKERKEKEEQEKKIENDYNEKIRKMEEQLKVQREKDERERKEKDEEHKKEMEELQKQQEEFRKEKEEEERRQNEEKERNLAFIEEQHKKELENLKIQTEQAARRQAEEEFTAQLDEKVKEAKEEGIKEGRAKVEAERTIPGRIVDLFVNNW